The Cygnus olor isolate bCygOlo1 chromosome 2, bCygOlo1.pri.v2, whole genome shotgun sequence genome contains the following window.
GATCATGAAGTGAAGCTTAAATTATTATGTATGGATTagactgttttctgctttgcattctGTTTGTGCTACAGCTGTTTGGGGATCATCATTTAAGATGCCTCTATATTTGAGAGacaagaatttctgaaattattttaatcgTTTCAGGTTCAGTCCAGTCCTATAGACATCTCAATATGGGGAATGAGACTTTCAATGTGTGGATTACCCTGACATCCCACAATCATCTTGTTAGCTTTAAGAAAATGCCAATTTCGTTTTCATTACTTTGTTCCTAAATCAGTGTGCGTGTTTTCATCTTGGCTGGATTTGTgtatggtttcattttttatttctatttcttatcTTGGTGCTATAATCTGGGATAGCAAGGTACAGTTttagcagcagtgctgtggtttTGTCCTGGAGGCTGTTGGggagttattttttgtttgtttgtctgttttgtttccgttttgtttgctttttttttaaccttcaagTCTTTTTCTGTGACTGCAATCCACCTGACTTTTCCAACAGGTCTATATATGCAGTAACAATGTTCAGGCTCGCCATCAAGTTACTGAGCTTGCCCGTCAGCTCGGTTTTATTCCTATTGATCTGGGGGCATTGTCATCTTCAAGGGAGATTGAAAACTTACCTCTGCGACTGTTCACACTGTGGAAGGGGCCTGTGGTGTTGGCCATTAGCCTGGCAACGTTTTTCTTCATCTATTCCTTCATCAGAGATGTAATCCATCCATACGTCAGAAATCAACAGAGTGACTTTTACAAGATCCCCATTGAGATTGTGAACAAGACTCTGCCAATTGTTGCCATCACTCTGCTCTCCCTAGTGTATTTATCAGGACTTATTGCAGCTGCTTATCAGCTTTACTACGGTACCAAGTATAGGCGATTTCCACCTTGGCTGGACAACTGGCTGCAGTGCCGAAAGCAGCTTGGGCTACTCAGTTTTTTCTTTGCCACAGTGCATGTGGCATACAGCCTCTGCTTACCCATGAGGAGATCAGAGCGATATTTGTTCCTCAATATGGCATATCAACAGGTAAGGCAATGTTTAGCTAAGTAAGCCAAAAATGGTTTGGTTGTACGTGTGACCCATGAACAcaaaaattcatgttttctgaatatgtgccactgttttcagtggaaaatctTTAGGGTGATCGTAGGCAGAGGTAGTGGTTAGTAAGAAATGAGAGTAAAAGAATGTCTGTGCATGGTTCTTGTCTCGGTCAGACTGCATTCAAGTTTGTGTAGTAGGTGGAATCAAGGATGTGTTCTGCTTAAATCCCTGGCAGTAACATACACAAGGAGAATGTAGATTAGACAGGGTAAGAGCAACACCACAGGAAACTTCTGAGTTTCTAAGGTAAGTTCCTCTCTGTGTATTAAGATGCGGGGGATGTATGTATATCAGAAGAGCATTTACAAGTGTCAAGAAGTACTAAGGGCAGATGCTGTGATAATATTCACAGATACATTTATGTTCATAAGATGAAAATTCTGTTACTTTGTAACTTTTTGGACCAATggtacaaatattttattcattagaAATTCTGTGAACAGCATCTATTACAAGCAATAGAGATTGACTGAATGTTCCCAGGAGCAATTGGTCTTGCATAATCCTGGAACAATCTCTAACAAATCTATCATCCTTTAGAATCCACAATGTTTTAGTTTGTTACATCATTTAGAAACAGTTGTGGATTCACCTAGTTTATGTTATAGAATATAGGTTTCCGATGTCTGAAGAACGCTTCAGTGTTACTTTTCTACAGTTTAGTAGAATGTACAGACTTATCTCTTTTTATAATTGTTATTAATAGTATATaatgttatattttcttttaccaaCTCATCTAAATTTTCCTgcttaacatatttttaatctaaCAGAAGCCAATACCAACAGTAAGGAAATAGTTTATTGggtggggttgttttttttttttttttttttccttcaacacaGGAGGAAACCTCTGAAATATTTGATCCCATTTTATAGAGACTTCTGTCGATACTTATACTGTTCTGGAGAATAAAGTGCTTCCTTTTTACTTCTTCATCAGGTTCATGCAAACGTTGAAAATTCTTGGAATGAGGAAGAAGTGTGGCGAATTGAAATGTATATCTCCTTTGGAATAATGAGTCTCGGATTGCTTTCTTTGCTGGCAGTAACTTCCATCCCTTCAGTAAACAGTGCCTTAAACTGGAGGGAGTTCAGTTTTATTCAGGtgtgttactttttaaataagagtttttttcttgtttgttgttgttactaaCTCCTTttaatgattattattattatgaaaagCACTTTGCAACATGATAGTGTGTTGTTTTTCCTATATGCtaagttaataaaaaacaatataaaagcTGAGTTTAGACTTAGCAAGTTATTAACGTACACAACATAGGCTATTTTCTAGCCTTGTTCCAGTAGAACAAGCTCTTGAGTAGCATTGCCCCTATGTACAGTGATTCAAACAAGACCTCTACCACAGTGTTTCTAATACTGTAGAGAATCATCGGTTGTGAATGTTGTTGCCCAGAAATCATGTCTGTCTCTGATATCTCAAATTGTTTTGGAGATGCCTCCATTTTACCTAGCCTGATTTCATAATgcaggtggcagcagcaaaAATTCCAGCCTGCTTGATCAAGGGAAAAAGACTTCAAGAGGAGAAGTAGTGCAGGCTCAGCTCATTTCTTCAGAGTATGAACTTTGAAGAAGTGAGGGATATGAAGGTTGAGCAGTGATGCAAAAGGAAGGAACTGTATCTCCCCTACCAGGACCTAAGAGTCTAGCAGAATACTTGGAGTTGATGCAGTACAGAGCTGACTGCTAGCCAAAACAAATATCTGATTACCTCTTCATGATTCAGAGAGAAAACGCTCATAACATCCAGATGCAAGAGCCACAGAACCAGACAGTGATAAAGAGTGTGCTCAGTAGGAGATCCTAGGTGACGGAAACAGTATGAAATTTGGCAGGTATCTTAGCATGACCCAGAGTAGGTGCTaactgaagaaagaagcaggatGGAAGCTGTGGCTAGTAAACTAATGCATTCGATTTCTTAACTCCTCTTCAGCActcatctttttctcctctaaatATATTTGGATAATGAACAAAGATAGACGTGGgtaagaaatgaaagagaattcATATATTATCAGAGCAGACAGAATAGCTTGGCTAAATCAATACACTGCAAACAGAAAGGGACACTTTTTGAAACCAGTCCCGAAGTGTTCACATAAAATACATGGACATGGAAAATGTCAGCAAGCAGTACTGCACCTGGTCCTTCAGTCTTCAGGGAGTTTATCAGTTAAATTAGCATTATGTAACGTAGGCATAAATAactactgcttttgttttccagtccaAGAGTTCACACCCAAAGCACACCACTCAAAATGGCAATGGACAGAACAGATTGGCTTTGAAAGCTTACCTTTCTTAGTAAAAATGAGCACAAATCAACCATTTAGGATGGTTGGAAGTAGGAACGTCTTTTTGTAGACGTTCCTTTTATTTGCTAGCACAATTCTAAAGTTTTCTGGGGACATTATTACTAAAACCTTTCTTGCCCAAACACTTCAAGgaagagctgctctgccttGTTTCTCCCACAAGAACAGAATACTTTTCCCCCAGAATACAGAGGTATGAGGCGTAGGTATTTAGCAAGTTTATGAGTAAGATTCCAGTCAGAATTGCTACAGGCAGTTGATAAGTTCAGCAATATCCTCTTCTTGGGAGAATCTGAGGTATACCTCAAATAAACATAGGCTTTGGAAAATGCCTATTGTATGTATGCATTGTTAGGAGTTACTCAACCATTGTGAAGGTAAAAATCCCTGAAGCAGATTTGTTTCACAGCacatttctgtctctgtatATGTACGTCTTCCTGGtaatattttacagatttttctcctaCATCTTTTTTACTCCTTTAGcactttgttttgtgtgttgttttttcctcccagtaatGCCAGTTTGTCCAATTTATCAGTAGCCTTGGCTGGGAATCCCGTACATTGgctaaaaaaataactttgatcaggaaggaaaagaaacaaaatagagaCGACtgacagaaaagacaaaagaattgGCAAGTCCATTGGAAACATGCTAATCTATTACTCAGCTTCCGGGAAACACAATTTAGTGGAAGATTAGGAAGCAAAGTAACCAAAgatgttctttccttcttctcagcAGCCTTTCTAGAGCCTTGCCAGAGGGGTTCTCAGGATTTACAACTACTGTTGCTACACGCTCACCCACCAATATGAAGTTACcagtaaagaaaaagtattcCTTCTTGCTGCTTTCAAGCAGTCCTCTGCTCTTATAACGTCAGCATGCTGTGCCTCTCCTGGTCTCCCTTTGGTAACATCAGTGTAATTGATCTTTGAGCTCTTGTAGCCATGTTCACCCCTTTCTTTTTATGCCTTAAGAAGTAAGGAAATTCCAGTATGTATATTCCATCTAAGGCACAACTACATTTGAGGAGATCCATTGTCTTTAATCCCTGCATTCCCTCCTCCACGTTGTCCAGTCGTAAAACTCTGCAGAAGAAAGTAACCTTGCACACCTGAGTGACAGCTGCTCTTCCTTTCACCTTCCGAGTATTAAACAGATTGCTGTCTAGCAGTTAACAGCTTCCACAGCGCAGTCATTGTTTATTGCTCAGTTGAAACATCTTTTCTGTTAGCATCTATACGGATGGGCAGCTTTGGCTTTCTGAGGCTACCGCTGGTCAATATTTGTACGATGATCCAGTGCTGCCAaccagttttattttactgttctgcTGGCCATCAGTGCCTTTTCCTGCACTAGTTGCTGTCTTTTTGTCCAAGCCCGCTTCAATCAGTTCTTCTGAGTTTCCTCATTTCATTACTGCGCATTGCTATAATGCTGCAATTGCAGGCACTGCTGTAGTCTTTGAGCATCTGCAGATACAGGCAAGATCAAGTGCGTAGTCTTTATAACAAACACAAGTGTTGTACTGACACAGCCTCTTGCAGTGAGTTTTTACTTAAGTAGCCAAGGCAGCCAGTCTTGCCTGTTCTTCTGGAAAAGTCATTGTCAGTAACTGCAAGCTgggaaaaatgacatttcttaaTGGGAATTTCTAGTGCAGATCCGCcctaaataaacaaacaaatgaacagaaacGCTGCAGAACACTAAGTTGTGTGGAGAACGTCCTCTTTCTAGCTAAGCAGTTTTGTTACAGTCAAAAGTACAGCAATACAACAAAAATTTGAAATACAACGTTGAAATACAACGACAGAGGCAATTAAGAGCCTAGGGGAAGAAAACACTGTCAGTAGCTGACAAACTCCTCTGGGACTGTCTTTGGAGTCATATTTATTACATCAATATTATTACATGAGTCGTTGAAATAGACCAGTACATACTACTAGCAGGTGCCCTGCCAACACTTCAGAGAAGCATACAATAACTTTTCACAGGgtaaaaaaagaactgaatagAGTCCCTATGCATCACATTTCTTTCTCGTCCTTATGCTGTTAGTTCGTAATGTTCATATCAGTACTTGCTAGCTTCCATTTTGACCATTAGATACAAAAACATACATAGATGTGTCAAAACTAGTTTGTGGATGgagttttaaaaaagtattaaaatgattttgaaaattctgGGAAGAGCCTGTACAGCATTTCCCTCCTCATTCTTTTTCAAGAATTGTTACAGTTCTCATCAGAAAACCTGATGAAGAAATGGGGGATATGATTCACTCATGCCTTTTTCCCTGCTGGCAGCGATATAAAAGCAATGACTTCAGGACAGCCACGCCAGCAAAAATCTGCAATAACTTATCAGACATCAGGGTTGATAGTATTGTTTACTGTCTGAATTTCTTACCAGAATTTCTGTTCAGATGCTGCATTTGCCATTTTAGTATCCACAAATGATCATCTTGGattgtttcatttcttgtaGAATCGttcttcttaaagaaaagtACATGCTGCAGCATATCTAAAACCTAGGTGGCTCTGATATGTCTCCACATTGGCAAAAATAGTGGATAAATATTGGCAAGTTAAAAAACATGGTAGCAATTAATGAaagtatttctccttttataCCAGTTAATCCTTGCAAATGGTATTAGCTCAGACATTCTCCTGTCCCTAGAAACTGGTTAATCTTGGTGCAGAAAAAATTCTTTTGCTATTGTAGACCCTGGTAGTCCTTTTACCATGGTTTGGAAAAGTCAAACTTAATATATTTAACTCAACTCTGCAGATCAGTGGCATTTAAAAGGGCAGATTCACAGAAACTGTGAATGACTCCCACAGAAGAATGACTTGGGTTAAGTGAGAAGAGGTCTTCTGCAGGGTGCTGTGCGAACCTTCTACTTGCCACTTAACCCAGCACTACCCATTTAAGAACTGCACTGTTGCCTTGTGCCATTCTGCCCAAATCCCGTAGTCCCAATATTCCCAGTAACTAGTGGATGGCAAAAGGTAAGGCATGGTTTATGCGAAGTTCAAACTAGTGCCTATAGATCATCGTGAGGAAGAAGCAAACGGCACCTCTTGAAGCAATAAAACTTTGGATCAATAAACCCAGATCTCTTCCAACAGAATTGCAATGTTCCATAATTAGCATGAATCTTGTTGCCATCTAACCTCATAggtgagaaacaggaaaattaattgCAAATCCAACTGGTGTTGTTCTGGTAATTTTGCTGAGATTATTCCTTATACATGTCTTGTAATTGACTTCCATTACTTACAATTTGGACAAAGAttactttcatttcagttttgactACAGCCTATAGATTCTAGTGTTTTAAGTCAGTGCTCAATTCAGTTCTTAGTTGGACATGTGAACTTAAAAACACGTAttgataatttaaaatagtgCATTAACACAATGTctaatagaaatattaaattcatGGGTTAGAAGTGTCTGATGAAGGACCAAGTGCTATTATCtcatcttttttccccattttctctttttttcaaagtctaCTCTCGGATATGTTGCTCTGATCATAAGTACTTTCCACGTACTGATTTATGGATGGAAGAGAGCTTTTGAAGAAGAGTATTACAGATTTTATACACCACCAAATTTTGTTCTTGCCCTTGTTCTGCCCTCCATTGTAATTCTAGGTAAGATCATTTTACTTTTGCCGTGTGTGAGTAGGAAACTAAGGAGAATTAGAAGAGGATGGGAGAAAAGCCATGTTATAGAAGAAGCAAGTGGGTCTGTTCCACATCTCTCCCCAGAAAGGATAACTGTGATGTGACGGTAGACTATTATTTGTTACTACTGTTGcagatgtttggttttttgtttgttgttcttttgtcataaaattgtattttcaggAGTTTATGTAATGTCTGAGTAAAGTCACTGTGGACTTGCTTGACATACAGTACAAGCTCTCAAAGAAACTATAAGACATTTATAACTAGGAAACTGCTCCTTCAGATAACtacaaatactttattttgaattacAGAGGGAAGATAATtatgaaatcagaaaattttaatGCGTCTTTGCACAGTTGTATCATGACAGTATTTCATTATAACCATACTTTTGAGATATTTCTTTGACTCAGAGCGTGTGTCAGAGTGCTGTTTATTAATACCACATTTTTCTGGGCAGtgtatcttttatttaaacCACACTTCTGTGTTAGTGAGTTCAACATATGGGCAAATACAGTTAGTAATTTAGGAAATAATCAGGTTTTGAAgcaactgaaattaatttgtaatGAAGTATTACacatatttatttgtgtgtggttttaCAACATTCCATGATTTGAATATGCAAAACCAATTTCAATTATGGTTTAATTTTACACCTTGTAAGCAAATGGTATTGTACTAACAGGggctttttttcaaagaatcaCGTAGAATTTTACACTTTAGCATCTCTTCATGTGTCATacaatgaaaattcaaaatattcttgtgTAAAAAACTTGCAAGTACATGTGCAAAGCAACTAGTTTTTAAGAATGATTTTGAAATATCATAAATAATACTGAGAGTTCTGCAACaataaaagtctgttttcactTTGAGGCTTCCAATATGTTGCTACAACATGGAAGCATCACATTACTCACGCTCTGTGTTTCTACACTGAAGTTTCAGTAGTTATACATGAATTTCCCAGAATCTGTCTTAAAATCTTACTATCTTTTTGTGCAAATACaatcttctatttttataataaagtcTTACTTTTACACCAGATGTTTCTGGGATATGCCtcaatttttaagaaacaaaattattcttagtccaaaaaatgaaattttaccTCTGAAACTTGGCATTTGCATTTCC
Protein-coding sequences here:
- the STEAP2 gene encoding metalloreductase STEAP2 produces the protein MESISMMGSPKNLNETFLPNVANGIKDASKITIGIIGSGDFAKSLTIRLIRCGYHVVVGSRNPKLAAEFFPHVVDVTHHEDAVAKANIIFVAIHREHYASLWDLKHLLIGKILVDVSNNTRVDQYPDSNAEYLASLFPDSLVVKGFNVVSAWSLQLGPKDASRQVYICSNNVQARHQVTELARQLGFIPIDLGALSSSREIENLPLRLFTLWKGPVVLAISLATFFFIYSFIRDVIHPYVRNQQSDFYKIPIEIVNKTLPIVAITLLSLVYLSGLIAAAYQLYYGTKYRRFPPWLDNWLQCRKQLGLLSFFFATVHVAYSLCLPMRRSERYLFLNMAYQQVHANVENSWNEEEVWRIEMYISFGIMSLGLLSLLAVTSIPSVNSALNWREFSFIQSTLGYVALIISTFHVLIYGWKRAFEEEYYRFYTPPNFVLALVLPSIVILGKIILLLPCVSRKLRRIRRGWEKSHVIEEASGSVPHLSPERITVM